From the Porites lutea chromosome 5, jaPorLute2.1, whole genome shotgun sequence genome, the window TTGGCTGCGCGTGGACGTTCTAAAGTCCCGTTCGCAAGCGGCTTTGGAGAACATTTTTCTCCCTTAATATCTATGACTGAGAACCTTTCAGAGTGGGTGGAACCATATGATAGAGAACTTCTTACTAAGAATCTTAAAGAATGCTTGGGATATCAAGGTCTCAATGCAAATGGGTTTCACCTGCTAACGTTGTCTCCAAGACCTTTCTTAGAGATGAGAACTAACTATCAGCTCCCTCTCTATGTTGTCTCTATGGTGAGGGTATCGGTCTTGGAACACTTTTTACGGTGGGTATAAGTGAAAGGTATTGCTCTCTAGCCTGGGGCCAGGTTCTGCAGTAGGGAAAAAGAGGATAGAAAAATGCTTGccgagtttgtttttcttttttgctttttcatcccctattttttcttttttccctacTGCAGAGCCTGGTACCAGGCTAGTTACTCTCACGGTGCCTCACTCCAACCTTGCCCCAGTTTTTCATGAGGGGATAGCACCGAGGTTAGCCACCAGATAAACCGCTCTCCAGTGGATGAGCATTAGAAAAACCAATCGCTTTATCCACTGGATTATCGAACGGATAGCCACCCTTAAGGCCGAGggattttgctcccggagcatgctccaggggcACGCTCCGGGAGCAAACCTCCTCCGTGTATACCAATGATTTCATAGGTATACTTTATCCtcgggagcagaatttccactccacaaaatgctccacgatatttaaccggttaaatatttGGAAGCAAGCAAATTGAGCAAACTTGAAAACGCTCCCTCATGTGTACTGACACGTGCAAAATGAacctggagcatgctccgggagcaaaaccccTCGTGTTTATCGGCCTTTATGAACAACTGGGCCGGGCGTACAAAGATCGGAGACGGGATTTGAGAGTCTTGGGGTCTGCTTGATATGCCAGTAAATTTAACATGATGTATCTAATGGAttggttttatttcattttaaacttcAGATATATCCCGGGTGCTATCCAGTCAAAGGTGAATGACACTCCCTTTGTTCTCGTGATCCGGGATATTTGTAACCAATCAGGGCGTTCTTCGTCTTGTTCCGTATTAGTTCTCAGAATCCTGCAGAGATTACAGAGAAGGTAAAAATTATCTCATTTCATTATCGAATGCGTGCCAGTTAAGTCGATCTTTATAAGtgccaaattcgttgtatcgcgctgcgtATTTTGGAACTTCGAAGGATTTTGGGTTTTTATGTTCCTTCAATGATCTGAGCGGACCTCTTAGCAAACAGATGTTTTAGGTTTACTTGAACGAGCTCAAAAGAccatggtttgtgattggtgatttggtgaatttcgatccgttttgtttgtttctgtgtttcaaggttcgttgcttgtgatcgtccAGTTTCGGGCAATAATCGACCAGATTGCTTCGAAGATGTTTCCTGGTCTTTCCTATTCTTGTCTCTTACAAGAATAAAGCAGTCTACATCCTATCCTCGACAATTTCCACTCACcatcgcgatttccttcgctattTTTGAGAATTCTATAGAGTCATTCTCAGTTTGCGGGCCAAGCTGGGCGAGTGCGTTGCATTGTGACGTGTAATAACTCCGCCCCACTCAAATGATTgaaggaacagaaaaaccccAAATCCCTTGAAGTTTGCAAAGCGCGCAGTGcaatacaacgaatttggctgTAAATTTTGATTTCCTTTGTATCTTTTTAAATGAATATTGTAAATTAAGATTTAAATAAAGGTACATGCAcaataatttataaataaaaaaaaagataacaatATGCTATGGTCTAAGAGTATACGTCATGATGGAAAATTGTTTTCCATTTGTCAATGCACTGAATACATACGCAGAATACGGTCCCAAACTGATGTTGCTGCATGTAACAATGTTGGATGAAGTGGGACAGACAGTTGGATCGTCGGTCCTTAAAAAACATCTACAGAGCTCCTTTTCAAATCGTTATGCTTCTTAGAAAATTCAATTTACATTACATTTAAAAAGTGTTCAGGGTATTGTAAATTAATAGTACTTAAAAATAGTATCATTTTTTTAACAGGTTTAGAGGACAATTGACCAAAATTGTCATCTACTGCGCCGCTGGTGAGCTGCACAAGTATCTGTTTAAAACTCGATTGCAGCTCCACCCTAGCAGGTAGGCAAACAAAACGTTTCATTATAAAGCACTTGTTCACCGTACATTGTTGTCAAGTCCCTGTACAACATCTTCCCAGACCGTCTCGGCCAAttcatttcggtgacgtatccgagaacAATCTCTCAGACCACGTAACCTAAAAAGCGTAAGGACCAGCAACAAACAATGCAAATGAGCTTCTATTCGACTTTTAAGTTATAATACTATAGTGAGCTATTAATCAatttataatggtaataggactgagtggagtccaattggTGATTGACAAATCGGACTTCCGCTCACTAGTATGATTCCAGACCAAATTGGACAACACGAAGTCCTGTTACCACAACCATTGTAATTTCCGAACGGAAAAAATGCATTGTTTTTTTGTGAAAGAGCTTTTAATACAAATTATCCCAAATTAGAGAAAGTGTCACTGGCAGAGACACTTTCTAATGTTACAAATGCGTCCATTATGTTAAATCCCAAGTTTGGTAGGGTAAGAGGTCGTTGCTATGGTTATTTTTATAAATTCATAaattctgtgattggtggaccTCCCTGAGTACACTTTTAAAATATGATTGGCTGATCATATTGTAACTGTCCGATTTCAGCCAATTGTCTCATTATCGTCCGATTACAACCCTACACAATGATTAGTGATCATGAGaaataaagcagttaatgcaCCAATCAAATTTAAGGAAATTGTAACTGTTATGATTAAACATGAATTTGTCAACTGTCAACTAAGACTTTATCCTGCTCGCGGGCTGAAAAGACTGAAAAGGAACTTGAGCAAGTGACTTATTTGCTAAACACTATactctttatttaattttaaaatgccAAAATATAAACGGCCGAGATGTCGATCTTCTAACCAGTAGAGTCCAGATATCTGTTTCAACAAAATGAGTAAATAATAACACCATTCAGTTTGGCAAGGTAGAAGACTGATCACTGTGATGTCTGAAAATACGTACATTTGAACAttgaaaataattcttataTTCAAGATTTGCGTTTTCCAAATCtaatccccctcccttttccctttctcccaaTTCCCTACCCTAATCTTTATATGGTTGCCAGATCTTCCTTTTTGCGCGGAGAAAATTAAGACAAACCTAGTTGTTTAAAGGCCGATTGGTGCTAACCCGAGGTTACAGTTTAATgtaggtttctttttcttttattcaaaagCATCTTCTCCGACAATTTTCTCGATTCTTTTCAGAGCATCCAACCATGCAtaaaattgtagacaaaaagaatttaaTTGAATTTGCTATTTAAACTTTCACATCTTAATTCAAATTCGCACTAGCC encodes:
- the LOC140937871 gene encoding uncharacterized protein; its protein translation is MKKRATKAKAWSEEETEIRSSPTCEHKQLPQKTTAQTSYAQPTSHEDFSILAFMAGKVSDHDWVYVSQREQSKPRARTLAARGRSKVPFASGFGEHFSPLISMTENLSEWVEPYDRELLTKNLKECLGYQGLNANGFHLLTLSPRPFLEMRTNYQLPLYVVSMVRVSVLEHFLRYIPGAIQSKVNDTPFVLVIRDICNQSGRSSSCSVLVLRILQRLQRRFRGQLTKIVIYCAAGELHKYLFKTRLQLHPSRRATRTFEQKLVFANQFTPRKLRDATGQYSTFDHLFHKCALGFRGVPAA